Proteins from a genomic interval of Triplophysa dalaica isolate WHDGS20190420 chromosome 13, ASM1584641v1, whole genome shotgun sequence:
- the LOC130434115 gene encoding A-kinase anchor protein 7-like isoform X1, producing MQCVTETRSVSCGEDITSCTLQQHQSLHNNTTEGVKKAIMKSKKEPKKSKKKRKERRAAGCSDSLMSELPFSNTEIWTELGFTGSKSSVKLKRKRGESGRVESEEDGDKKKKKQALRPNYFVSVPITNPKIKEAVEEVQKLVLERDARLSRALIPVNTIHITLLVTHLSTQQQLEVAVSALCDLQDSLNTLLEGRSLVLPFCGVGHFKQEVAFVQIAGGDHLSTLTHMAERVRKAFEERGIASADDKAFKPHLTFLKLSRAPKLRKQGVKKLSPTLLSDFESRVFGDECVCRVDLCSMLKKKSADGYYHCEKSVTFTLLQSRHHAARTSVKKAPDDDELVSLSKRLVEDAVLRAVQQYTEETQHNGAVPKDEGPPGPTDTLSNTK from the exons ATGCAGTGTGTGACAGAGACACGCAGTGTGTCATGCGGAGAAGATATCACGAGCTGCACACTACAACAACATCAGTCTCTACACAACAACACTACTGAGG GTGTTAAGAAAGCAATAATGAAGTCAAAGAAAGAGCCAAAGAAAAGCAAGAAGAAGAGGAAGGAGAGACGTGCCGCAGGATGCTCAGACAGTCTGATGTCAGAACTTCCCTTCTCAAACACAGAGATCTGGACGGAGCTGGGCT TTACCGGCTCGAAATCAAGTGTGAAGCTGAAGCGTAAGAGAGGAGAGAGCGGACGAGTCGAGAGCGAGGAAGATGGagataagaagaagaagaagcagGCGCTTCGTCCAAACTACTTTGTCTCGGTGCCGATCACCAACCCAAAG ATCAAAGAGGCGGTGGAGGAAGTGCAGAAGCTGGTTCTGGAGAGAGATGCGCGTCTGTCTCGAGCTCTCATACCTGTGAACACTATTCACATCACTCTTCTGGTGACACACCTGAGTACACAACAACAGCTTGAAGT tgctgTGTCTGCGCTGTGTGATCTGCAGGACTCTCTGAACACACTGTTGGAGGGCAGGAGTCTCGTTCTACCCTTCTGTGGTGTGGGACACTTTAAACAGGAAGTGGCATTTGTTCAGATCGCAGGAGGAGATCATCTgagcacactcacacacatggCAG AGCGAGTGAGGAAGGCGTTTGAGGAGAGAGGCATCGCGTCTGCTGATGATAAAGCATTCAAACCTCATCTGACGTTTCTGAAACTCTCACGAGCGCCCAAACTACGCAAGCAG ggaGTTAAGAAGCTCAGTCCCACGCTGCTGTCAGACTTTGAGAGTCGTGTTTTTGGAGACGAATGTGTGTGTAGAGTGGACCTGTGCTCCATGCTGAAGAAAAAGTCTGCAGATGGATATTATCACTGTGAGAAGAGCGTCACATTCA CTCTTCTGCAAAGCAGACATCACGCTGCACGAACAA gtgttaAGAAAGCGCCGGATGATGATGAGTTAGTGAGTCTGAGTAAGCGTCTGGTTGAAGATGCCGTGTTGCGGGCCGTGCAGCAGTATACGGAGGAAACTCAACACAATGGCGCGGTGCCAAAAGACGAGGGTCCACCTGGACCCACCGACACTCTGAGCAACACTAAGTGA
- the LOC130434115 gene encoding A-kinase anchor protein 7-like isoform X2: MQCVTETRSVSCGEDITSCTLQQHQSLHNNTTEGVKKAIMKSKKEPKKSKKKRKERRAAGCSDSLMSELPFSNTEIWTELGFTGSKSSVKLKRKRGESGRVESEEDGDKKKKKQALRPNYFVSVPITNPKIKEAVEEVQKLVLERDARLSRALIPVNTIHITLLVTHLSTQQQLEVAVSALCDLQDSLNTLLEGRSLVLPFCGVGHFKQEVAFVQIAGGDHLSTLTHMAERVRKAFEERGIASADDKAFKPHLTFLKLSRAPKLRKQGVKKLSPTLLSDFESRVFGDECVCRVDLCSMLKKKSADGYYHCEKSVTFSVKKAPDDDELVSLSKRLVEDAVLRAVQQYTEETQHNGAVPKDEGPPGPTDTLSNTK, encoded by the exons ATGCAGTGTGTGACAGAGACACGCAGTGTGTCATGCGGAGAAGATATCACGAGCTGCACACTACAACAACATCAGTCTCTACACAACAACACTACTGAGG GTGTTAAGAAAGCAATAATGAAGTCAAAGAAAGAGCCAAAGAAAAGCAAGAAGAAGAGGAAGGAGAGACGTGCCGCAGGATGCTCAGACAGTCTGATGTCAGAACTTCCCTTCTCAAACACAGAGATCTGGACGGAGCTGGGCT TTACCGGCTCGAAATCAAGTGTGAAGCTGAAGCGTAAGAGAGGAGAGAGCGGACGAGTCGAGAGCGAGGAAGATGGagataagaagaagaagaagcagGCGCTTCGTCCAAACTACTTTGTCTCGGTGCCGATCACCAACCCAAAG ATCAAAGAGGCGGTGGAGGAAGTGCAGAAGCTGGTTCTGGAGAGAGATGCGCGTCTGTCTCGAGCTCTCATACCTGTGAACACTATTCACATCACTCTTCTGGTGACACACCTGAGTACACAACAACAGCTTGAAGT tgctgTGTCTGCGCTGTGTGATCTGCAGGACTCTCTGAACACACTGTTGGAGGGCAGGAGTCTCGTTCTACCCTTCTGTGGTGTGGGACACTTTAAACAGGAAGTGGCATTTGTTCAGATCGCAGGAGGAGATCATCTgagcacactcacacacatggCAG AGCGAGTGAGGAAGGCGTTTGAGGAGAGAGGCATCGCGTCTGCTGATGATAAAGCATTCAAACCTCATCTGACGTTTCTGAAACTCTCACGAGCGCCCAAACTACGCAAGCAG ggaGTTAAGAAGCTCAGTCCCACGCTGCTGTCAGACTTTGAGAGTCGTGTTTTTGGAGACGAATGTGTGTGTAGAGTGGACCTGTGCTCCATGCTGAAGAAAAAGTCTGCAGATGGATATTATCACTGTGAGAAGAGCGTCACATTCA gtgttaAGAAAGCGCCGGATGATGATGAGTTAGTGAGTCTGAGTAAGCGTCTGGTTGAAGATGCCGTGTTGCGGGCCGTGCAGCAGTATACGGAGGAAACTCAACACAATGGCGCGGTGCCAAAAGACGAGGGTCCACCTGGACCCACCGACACTCTGAGCAACACTAAGTGA
- the LOC130434115 gene encoding A-kinase anchor protein 7-like isoform X3 → MQCVTETRSVSCGEDITSCTLQQHQSLHNNTTEGVKKAIMKSKKEPKKSKKKRKERRAAGCSDSLMSELPFSNTEIWTELGFTGSKSSVKLKRKRGESGRVESEEDGDKKKKKQALRPNYFVSVPITNPKIKEAVEEVQKLVLERDARLSRALIPVNTIHITLLVTHLSTQQQLEVAVSALCDLQDSLNTLLEGRSLVLPFCGVGHFKQEVAFVQIAGGDHLSTLTHMAERVRKAFEERGIASADDKAFKPHLTFLKLSRAPKLRKQGVKKLSPTLLSDFESRVFGDECVCRVDLCSMLKKKSADGYYHCEKSVTFSGVFGEI, encoded by the exons ATGCAGTGTGTGACAGAGACACGCAGTGTGTCATGCGGAGAAGATATCACGAGCTGCACACTACAACAACATCAGTCTCTACACAACAACACTACTGAGG GTGTTAAGAAAGCAATAATGAAGTCAAAGAAAGAGCCAAAGAAAAGCAAGAAGAAGAGGAAGGAGAGACGTGCCGCAGGATGCTCAGACAGTCTGATGTCAGAACTTCCCTTCTCAAACACAGAGATCTGGACGGAGCTGGGCT TTACCGGCTCGAAATCAAGTGTGAAGCTGAAGCGTAAGAGAGGAGAGAGCGGACGAGTCGAGAGCGAGGAAGATGGagataagaagaagaagaagcagGCGCTTCGTCCAAACTACTTTGTCTCGGTGCCGATCACCAACCCAAAG ATCAAAGAGGCGGTGGAGGAAGTGCAGAAGCTGGTTCTGGAGAGAGATGCGCGTCTGTCTCGAGCTCTCATACCTGTGAACACTATTCACATCACTCTTCTGGTGACACACCTGAGTACACAACAACAGCTTGAAGT tgctgTGTCTGCGCTGTGTGATCTGCAGGACTCTCTGAACACACTGTTGGAGGGCAGGAGTCTCGTTCTACCCTTCTGTGGTGTGGGACACTTTAAACAGGAAGTGGCATTTGTTCAGATCGCAGGAGGAGATCATCTgagcacactcacacacatggCAG AGCGAGTGAGGAAGGCGTTTGAGGAGAGAGGCATCGCGTCTGCTGATGATAAAGCATTCAAACCTCATCTGACGTTTCTGAAACTCTCACGAGCGCCCAAACTACGCAAGCAG ggaGTTAAGAAGCTCAGTCCCACGCTGCTGTCAGACTTTGAGAGTCGTGTTTTTGGAGACGAATGTGTGTGTAGAGTGGACCTGTGCTCCATGCTGAAGAAAAAGTCTGCAGATGGATATTATCACTGTGAGAAGAGCGTCACATTCA GTGGAGTGTTTGGAGAAATCTGA